A genome region from Lucilia cuprina isolate Lc7/37 chromosome 3, ASM2204524v1, whole genome shotgun sequence includes the following:
- the LOC111681374 gene encoding uncharacterized protein LOC111681374: protein MLKFINFLVLLSVFLMLNEKVQGKPEDLQTAALLAAGQIKDTIDNGAAAKDNKEFEIFGAKVKTGMEVGFGDAIKSKRSPSSSESDERRKRSVEQDINGIEKEEEEEDLYDEDYSYSDYSSSSSESEEPKVVAKRSLNLNDLPKFKNSDSFEQFNNDLMNMYLKKK, encoded by the exons atgttgaaatttataaattttttagttttgttaagcGTTTTTTTAATGCTAAATGAAAAAGTGCAAGGCAAGCCAGAG GATCTGCAAACTGCTGCCCTATTGGCTGCTGGTCAGATCAAGGATACTATAGACAATGGCGCCGCCGCCAAGGATAATaaagaatttgaaatatttggtGCTAAAGTTAAAACTGGCATGGAGGTAGGTTTTGGTGATGCTATCAAATCAAAACGCAGTCCATCCTCTTCCGAGTCGGATGAAAGACGCAAAAGATCAGTGGAGCAGGATATAAATGGTATTGAGAAGGAAGAGGAGGAGGAGGATTTATATGATGAAGATTATTCTTATTCTGATTATTCTTCATCCTCTTCAGAATCTGAAGAACCTAAAGTCGTAGCTAAGAGATCtttgaatttaaatgatttgcccaaatttaaaaattccgaTAGTTTTGAACAGTTTAACAATGATTTGatgaatatgtatttgaaaaagaaatga